One Actinospica robiniae DSM 44927 genomic region harbors:
- a CDS encoding ATP-binding protein, which produces MLAVSELVTNAVCHAPGPCTLEMAAERGHVRITVSDTSRLVPRARTPQYDGKGTRASKELDRSRGAASAGRGCRLAERARATRREEPG; this is translated from the coding sequence GTGCTCGCGGTCAGTGAGCTGGTGACCAACGCCGTCTGCCACGCACCCGGGCCCTGCACGCTGGAGATGGCGGCAGAGCGCGGCCACGTGCGCATCACGGTCAGCGACACCTCCCGACTGGTTCCGCGCGCCAGAACGCCGCAGTACGACGGCAAGGGCACGCGTGCTTCCAAGGAACTCGATCGAAGTCGAGGAGCTGCGTCCGCCGGCCGCGGCTGCCGCCTCGCGGAACGCGCACGGGCTACCCGCCGAGAAGAACCAGGCTGA